One window of Nostoc sp. C052 genomic DNA carries:
- a CDS encoding group II intron maturase-specific domain-containing protein — protein MRISLLLNPVIPEKESENYKDSGFDFLGFNVRQYEVDDNHSAKSSQGKLLGFKTLIKPSKKAIKKHYDAIAEIIDAYKSASQAALIAKLNPIQRGWTNYYSTKVSSETFSKLDYLVELSGNKAINPWKP, from the coding sequence TTGCGGATAAGTCTATTACTTAATCCCGTAATTCCCGAAAAAGAATCAGAAAACTACAAAGATTCTGGATTCGATTTCTTAGGGTTCAACGTCAGACAGTATGAGGTGGATGACAATCACTCAGCAAAGTCATCACAGGGTAAATTACTAGGATTTAAGACACTCATCAAACCCAGCAAGAAAGCGATTAAGAAACACTACGATGCAATCGCAGAAATTATCGATGCTTACAAATCAGCCTCACAAGCTGCACTAATAGCTAAACTCAACCCTATTCAACGGGGATGGACTAACTATTACTCAACAAAAGTAAGCTCAGAAACATTCTCGAAGCTTGATTATCTAGTAGAGTTGTCGGGAAATAAAGCAATAAATCCTTGGAAGCCTTAA
- a CDS encoding IS630 family transposase (programmed frameshift): MGARLRVFLSYEQDKTLLNLRTADVPQKVKDRAEVIRLNAHGWYVEKIAAHFNWTPQTVREILHKWRKLDLEGLWDNPGRGGKTKYSEEDIVFLEECLKEEPRTYNSRQLAQKLERDRSIKLSPDRLRRVLKKGVIWKRVRKSHKGKQDPKVQEIKQADLDMLELSAASGEIDLKYLDESGFCAWSEPGYTYYFRGEQKRLEQSKRRGRRLSIIGFFQPIISFVYGLVIGGVDRKSYIQMMEQEAESAQKIGRIRVIVQDNGPIHRCLQVQQLWSKWEQMGLYIFFLPKYCSEMNPIELEWQHLKKDELAGRMFDDELDLAYAVIDGVQARGERGNYRTQRIKFNSNLSG; encoded by the exons ATGGGCGCTCGTCTAAGGGTGTTCCTAAGCTATGAGCAAGATAAAACCCTGTTAAACCTAAGAACTGCGGATGTACCACAGAAAGTTAAAGACCGAGCAGAGGTCATTAGACTAAATGCACATGGCTGGTACGTAGAAAAAATAGCTGCTCATTTCAATTGGACTCCTCAAACGGTAAGAGAAATCTTACATAAATGGCGAAAACTTGATTTAGAAGGGCTTTGGGATAACCCAGGTAGAGGAGGCAAAACCAAGTATAGCGAAGAGGATATAGTATTTTTGGAGGAATGTCTCAAAGAAGAGCCACGTACATATAACAGTCGTCAACTAGCTCAAAAATTAGAGAGAGATCGCTCTATTAAACTGAGTCCCGACAGATTAAGACGGGTACTC AAAAAAGGGGTTATTTGGAAACGAGTCAGAAAGAGCCACAAAGGGAAACAAGACCCAAAAGTCCAAGAAATAAAGCAAGCAGACCTAGATATGTTAGAACTGTCTGCTGCTAGTGGAGAAATAGACTTGAAGTATTTGGATGAATCAGGGTTTTGTGCATGGAGCGAACCGGGTTACACCTATTACTTCCGAGGTGAGCAAAAACGACTAGAACAAAGTAAACGTCGTGGTCGTAGATTAAGCATTATTGGATTTTTTCAACCAATAATCAGCTTTGTTTACGGTTTGGTTATTGGTGGTGTTGACAGAAAATCTTATATCCAGATGATGGAGCAAGAAGCGGAGTCAGCCCAAAAGATCGGGCGCATCAGAGTAATAGTGCAGGACAACGGGCCGATACATCGATGTCTTCAGGTGCAGCAGTTATGGTCAAAGTGGGAACAGATGGGTTTATACATCTTCTTTTTGCCCAAATATTGCTCCGAAATGAATCCGATTGAATTGGAATGGCAACACCTTAAAAAGGATGAACTAGCAGGACGAATGTTTGATGATGAGTTGGATCTTGCTTACGCAGTAATAGATGGTGTTCAAGCTAGAGGAGAAAGAGGAAATTATAGGACACAACGTATTAAATTTAACTCTAATCTCTCTGGTTAA
- a CDS encoding reverse transcriptase domain-containing protein, translated as MIPIRYADDFVILANKKAQISEIKELVIKWLAKMGLELSPSKTRIGNTLDLSLI; from the coding sequence ATGATTCCTATAAGATATGCTGACGACTTTGTAATTCTTGCCAACAAAAAAGCTCAAATCTCTGAAATCAAAGAGCTAGTCATAAAGTGGTTAGCAAAAATGGGGCTGGAATTAAGTCCTAGTAAAACCAGAATAGGGAATACATTAGACTTATCCTTAATATAA
- a CDS encoding transposase family protein translates to MTNPLARIESHPHEAKRLIGINYDQFLALVSLAEKRHREKQAEIEKNKVRIIAKGGGRKPEMSPKEGICLCLVYLRQKPIFEILGLLFDISKTKANDAFNYWVDILREILPASQIEEASVDSQKYQELQQMLSEYELIVDSAEQATARPVDYQEQKDITLVRKKCIL, encoded by the coding sequence ATGACAAACCCTTTAGCAAGAATTGAATCACATCCCCACGAAGCAAAACGATTAATAGGGATTAATTATGACCAGTTTTTAGCATTGGTATCCTTAGCGGAAAAAAGGCATAGAGAGAAACAAGCAGAAATTGAAAAAAATAAAGTTCGGATTATTGCCAAGGGAGGCGGACGCAAACCAGAGATGTCACCGAAAGAAGGAATATGCTTGTGTCTAGTTTACCTCAGACAAAAACCAATTTTTGAAATTTTAGGGTTACTCTTTGATATTTCCAAAACAAAAGCGAATGATGCTTTTAACTATTGGGTAGATATTTTGAGAGAAATTTTACCAGCATCTCAAATAGAAGAAGCGTCAGTAGATAGTCAAAAATATCAAGAATTGCAGCAAATGCTGTCCGAGTATGAATTAATTGTTGATAGTGCAGAACAGGCTACAGCGAGACCTGTAGACTATCAAGAACAAAAAGATATTACTCTGGTAAGAAAAAAATGCATACTCTAA
- a CDS encoding reverse transcriptase N-terminal domain-containing protein, protein MVEWNEINWRKLEKNVYKLQKRIFQASIRGDTKAIRRLRSINSCSSPILACRCWFIIVRC, encoded by the coding sequence ATGGTGGAATGGAACGAGATTAACTGGCGAAAGCTGGAAAAGAACGTTTATAAGCTTCAGAAAAGAATATTCCAAGCCTCTATTCGTGGTGATACTAAAGCAATACGCAGACTCCGATCTATAAATTCTTGTAGTTCCCCGATCTTAGCTTGTAGATGCTGGTTTATCATTGTTCGCTGTTAG
- a CDS encoding IS630 family transposase gives MPAKNHLTSQQIEKLQKALKLEENGEIRERILILLLLNDGKTQANIAEFLGCSLNKVSYWCVHGDPENLESLKDERMKGNHKKATDKYIEILLETIDKEPEELGYEFGRWTAQRLATYLEQLTGIQLSGSQVRRILEKKKYVYLWTKYSLESKRNLEKRKAFKQKIAEYLRIEKEHPERLQVWFWDESGFSLRVIRRKSWCKKGHSKNVRGDRRKGRINVMGGLRYSDKKRFVEFIDKGNADNFYKVLKIFYEEIVFDWVEAGNQAKDFAEKGAKIVIILDNASFHKKQEYINKIETEMPNIHLEFLPEYSPDYNLIELVWHSTKEYIANRLFQSIEDLEYLLHQLLNEGELIIKWGRKLKNKGDAVITI, from the coding sequence ATGCCAGCAAAAAATCATTTAACTTCTCAGCAGATAGAGAAACTACAAAAAGCTTTAAAACTGGAAGAAAATGGAGAAATAAGAGAAAGAATACTAATTCTCTTGTTGCTTAATGACGGGAAAACACAAGCTAACATAGCAGAATTTTTGGGTTGTTCTTTAAATAAAGTATCATATTGGTGTGTACATGGAGACCCAGAGAATCTAGAAAGCCTAAAAGATGAGAGGATGAAGGGAAACCATAAAAAAGCCACAGATAAGTATATAGAAATATTACTAGAAACTATAGATAAAGAACCAGAAGAATTAGGATACGAGTTTGGCAGATGGACAGCGCAGAGATTAGCAACATATTTAGAGCAACTCACAGGCATACAATTAAGTGGTTCTCAAGTAAGGAGGATATTAGAGAAAAAAAAGTACGTCTACCTCTGGACAAAATATAGCTTAGAGTCCAAGAGGAATCTAGAAAAAAGAAAAGCATTTAAACAGAAAATAGCAGAGTATTTAAGAATAGAGAAAGAGCATCCAGAACGATTACAGGTATGGTTTTGGGATGAGAGTGGCTTTAGTTTAAGGGTGATAAGAAGAAAATCATGGTGTAAAAAAGGTCACTCTAAAAACGTGAGAGGAGACAGAAGAAAAGGGAGAATTAATGTGATGGGAGGATTAAGGTATTCAGATAAGAAAAGATTTGTAGAATTTATTGATAAAGGGAATGCAGACAATTTTTACAAAGTCCTAAAAATCTTTTATGAAGAAATAGTTTTCGATTGGGTAGAAGCTGGTAATCAAGCTAAAGATTTTGCGGAGAAGGGAGCAAAAATAGTTATTATTCTTGATAATGCAAGTTTTCACAAAAAGCAAGAGTATATTAATAAAATTGAAACAGAAATGCCGAATATTCATTTAGAGTTTCTCCCGGAATATAGCCCAGATTATAACTTAATTGAATTGGTCTGGCACTCGACAAAAGAATATATTGCTAATCGGCTATTTCAATCAATTGAAGACCTAGAATATTTATTACATCAACTTTTAAATGAAGGAGAGTTAATTATTAAATGGGGACGAAAACTCAAAAATAAAGGCGATGCTGTTATCACAATTTAA
- a CDS encoding transposase family protein gives MHTLKNQFIVLPGGEDIVDICVGMLGKTSDINLFRDTRNKFADSQRFIGDKAYIGDDAITTPHKKRKNTEISEFQKQENKQLSSRRIAVEHMICRVKIFRVASEKFRLARHRYSQVILAVCGLIRLRLNRLVSLTINT, from the coding sequence ATGCATACTCTAAAAAACCAGTTTATTGTCTTACCAGGTGGTGAAGATATTGTAGATATCTGTGTGGGAATGCTGGGAAAAACAAGTGATATTAATTTATTTCGAGATACTCGGAATAAATTTGCTGACTCACAAAGGTTTATAGGTGATAAGGCCTATATTGGAGATGATGCCATTACCACACCTCATAAGAAACGAAAGAATACAGAAATTTCGGAATTCCAAAAACAAGAGAATAAACAACTTTCGTCTCGCAGAATTGCCGTTGAACACATGATATGTCGGGTAAAAATATTTCGAGTAGCCTCGGAAAAATTCCGTCTCGCTCGTCATCGATATAGTCAGGTAATTCTGGCAGTTTGTGGGCTGATTAGGTTAAGACTTAATCGCTTAGTATCCTTAACCATTAATACTTAA
- a CDS encoding YgjP-like metallopeptidase domain-containing protein, producing the protein MSVLEYVLAHEIVHLLHRNHGNTFWEALSRVMSRL; encoded by the coding sequence ATGTCAGTCTTGGAATATGTGTTAGCTCATGAGATTGTTCACTTGCTGCACCGCAATCATGGTAATACTTTCTGGGAAGCGCTCTCTCGCGTAATGTCCAGACTGTAG
- a CDS encoding reverse transcriptase N-terminal domain-containing protein, whose translation MFRLQVRIFKAQKNGNVPLVRKLQKLLLSSKAAKLLAIRQVTQLNTGWKTAGVDGKKALEPSQRLALLEVLVKNWRQWKHQPLKRVFIPKADGTK comes from the coding sequence GTGTTTCGCCTACAAGTAAGAATATTTAAGGCTCAAAAGAACGGTAACGTGCCTCTGGTGCGTAAACTTCAAAAGCTCTTATTAAGCTCTAAAGCAGCAAAATTGCTTGCCATCCGACAAGTAACGCAACTGAATACTGGGTGGAAGACCGCAGGGGTGGACGGAAAGAAAGCCCTCGAACCCTCTCAAAGATTGGCACTACTGGAAGTGTTAGTTAAGAACTGGAGGCAATGGAAACACCAGCCATTAAAGCGAGTGTTCATCCCTAAAGCCGATGGAACTAAGTAG
- a CDS encoding hybrid sensor histidine kinase/response regulator, translating into MSIVENNKIYRILVVDDTRDNLILVQAILESEGYEIDLASDGIKALQKIDQSPPDLILLDVMMPGIDGYEVTRRIRKNPAISYIPILLITAFHQSSVVEGLDAGADDFIRKPFDTDELLARVRSLLRLKHSLDEQQKMARQREDFVSRLTHDLRTPLVAADRMLNLFEMETFCKISPEMKQAIAVMIRSNQNLMEMVNTLLEVYRFEAGKKTLNWEECDLREISQEVVSELSPLTNEKGLGLEIDTSKLEPLSSKAGIIMGDRLELRRVLNNLVANAIKFTDTGGITIRIFETPSQPGNPDLVTIEIQDTGYGIAPEDQATIFERFRQGKNKRSGSGLGLHLSHRIVEGHAGSIQVVSEVGKGSLFTVKLPKNT; encoded by the coding sequence ATGTCTATAGTTGAAAATAATAAAATTTATCGTATCCTCGTAGTTGACGATACTCGAGATAATCTTATTTTAGTTCAAGCAATTTTAGAAAGTGAGGGCTATGAAATTGATTTGGCTTCAGACGGAATAAAGGCTTTGCAAAAAATTGACCAATCTCCACCCGATCTAATTCTGTTAGATGTGATGATGCCAGGGATAGATGGTTATGAAGTCACACGTCGGATTCGGAAGAACCCTGCAATTTCTTATATTCCAATTTTGTTGATTACTGCCTTTCACCAATCTAGTGTTGTCGAAGGTTTAGACGCTGGTGCTGACGATTTTATTCGTAAACCATTTGATACTGATGAATTACTGGCAAGAGTGCGATCGCTATTGCGTCTTAAGCATAGTCTAGACGAACAGCAAAAAATGGCCCGCCAACGAGAAGACTTTGTTTCCCGCCTGACTCATGATTTGCGAACCCCCCTAGTCGCCGCCGATCGCATGTTGAATTTGTTTGAAATGGAAACATTCTGCAAAATTTCGCCGGAAATGAAACAGGCGATCGCAGTGATGATTCGCAGTAACCAAAATTTGATGGAAATGGTTAACACCCTGTTAGAAGTCTATCGCTTCGAGGCAGGTAAAAAAACGTTGAATTGGGAAGAATGCGATTTACGTGAGATATCTCAAGAAGTAGTCAGTGAACTAAGTCCCTTAACAAATGAAAAAGGCTTGGGACTAGAAATAGATACCAGTAAATTAGAACCACTGAGTTCAAAGGCTGGTATTATTATGGGCGATCGCTTAGAACTACGGCGAGTACTAAACAATCTGGTTGCAAATGCCATCAAATTTACAGATACAGGAGGCATAACCATCCGCATTTTTGAAACACCATCTCAGCCAGGAAATCCAGATTTGGTAACAATTGAGATACAAGATACAGGATATGGGATTGCGCCAGAAGATCAGGCAACCATTTTTGAGCGATTTCGCCAAGGTAAAAATAAACGCTCAGGTAGTGGCTTAGGATTACATCTATCTCACCGGATTGTTGAAGGACACGCCGGAAGTATCCAGGTCGTTTCGGAAGTAGGTAAAGGTAGCTTATTTACTGTAAAACTACCTAAAAATACTTAA
- a CDS encoding DUF5674 family protein, with translation MILLLRERATPEQVEQMLRSHKFYIKTAVDIERRVLVGGGGLHADCEEKLLDDGSRQQDIWAASFMPITGKIIYESMVNLRLRQNRSMELLDPKIRERVAQLINEFLGNL, from the coding sequence ATGATTTTGCTGTTACGCGAACGCGCTACGCCTGAACAAGTTGAACAAATGCTGCGTTCTCACAAGTTCTACATTAAAACAGCAGTCGATATCGAGCGTCGGGTGCTGGTTGGTGGTGGAGGTCTACACGCTGATTGTGAAGAAAAATTGCTAGATGACGGTAGTAGACAACAAGATATTTGGGCTGCCAGTTTTATGCCAATAACTGGAAAAATCATTTATGAGTCGATGGTTAATCTTCGTCTCCGGCAAAATCGCTCAATGGAACTTTTAGACCCTAAAATTAGAGAAAGGGTAGCTCAACTGATTAACGAGTTCCTAGGAAATTTATGA
- a CDS encoding GUN4 domain-containing protein — protein sequence MADRETDNLMLNIAKRETERYLDYKQINSFSCDDLRKIDQLWISNSDNRFGFSVQKKI from the coding sequence TTGGCTGACAGAGAAACAGATAATCTCATGCTTAATATTGCTAAAAGAGAAACAGAAAGATATTTAGATTATAAACAAATTAATAGTTTCTCTTGTGACGACCTGCGAAAAATAGACCAGCTTTGGATCAGCAATTCTGATAACCGTTTTGGCTTTAGTGTGCAAAAGAAAATATGA
- a CDS encoding IS4 family transposase — MLASFYQNFLEKYLNKAQLITLKMLVWLLQNQKQVKIERLAATLPLPIQQNSRRRHIQRFLTLNALSVVLLWFPIIEAIINRHFQVGSQLAIAMDRTQWKENNVLMVSVIYQKRAWPIYWCLLEKDGCSNLTEQQKVLRPVIRLLKTYKLVIIGDREFHSVELAHWLHKQNLSFVFRQKKDTTYRQKGQKFQPLSSIEIYPGIRQFYPNVKFTQKRGFGRFNLGVYWKRKYRGKQEKEAWYLLTNLPDLNTALKIYGQRFGIEAMFKDCKTGGYNLEASQANPDRLVRLIFLIALAMTSAWLHGQRTKFQKQESYICRSQEKNRNQKRHSNFWIGLYGQNWIVAWHECQAWVEELVSFIRNKKAYYQQGLRAMKLIQQAL, encoded by the coding sequence ATGCTGGCATCATTCTACCAAAACTTCTTAGAAAAATACCTAAATAAAGCACAGTTAATCACCCTGAAGATGTTGGTGTGGTTGTTACAAAATCAGAAACAGGTGAAGATAGAAAGGCTGGCAGCGACCCTACCTTTACCTATACAACAAAACAGTCGTAGACGGCATATTCAAAGGTTTTTAACACTAAATGCCTTGAGTGTAGTATTGCTGTGGTTTCCTATCATTGAAGCAATAATTAACCGACATTTTCAAGTAGGGTCACAATTAGCCATTGCAATGGATAGAACACAGTGGAAAGAAAACAATGTGTTGATGGTTAGCGTAATTTACCAAAAAAGAGCGTGGCCAATATATTGGTGTCTGTTAGAGAAAGATGGTTGCAGTAATCTCACTGAACAGCAAAAAGTATTACGCCCAGTAATTCGTTTATTAAAAACGTACAAATTAGTAATTATTGGAGATAGAGAATTTCACAGTGTAGAACTGGCGCATTGGCTCCACAAGCAGAACCTCAGTTTTGTATTTCGTCAGAAAAAGGATACTACTTACCGCCAAAAAGGGCAAAAATTTCAGCCTTTAAGTAGTATTGAGATTTATCCAGGCATCCGCCAGTTTTATCCCAATGTTAAGTTTACTCAAAAACGGGGTTTTGGTAGGTTTAACTTAGGAGTTTACTGGAAACGAAAGTATAGAGGTAAACAAGAAAAAGAAGCTTGGTACTTATTAACTAATTTACCTGATTTAAACACTGCCCTCAAAATATATGGTCAACGTTTTGGCATTGAAGCGATGTTCAAAGATTGCAAAACAGGTGGTTATAATCTAGAAGCTTCTCAAGCCAACCCTGATAGACTTGTACGTTTGATTTTCTTAATTGCTTTAGCTATGACTAGTGCTTGGTTACATGGACAAAGGACTAAATTTCAAAAACAAGAATCATATATTTGTCGTAGCCAAGAAAAAAATAGAAATCAAAAACGTCACAGTAATTTCTGGATAGGTTTATATGGTCAAAATTGGATAGTAGCTTGGCATGAGTGTCAAGCATGGGTCGAGGAACTGGTCAGTTTCATTCGCAATAAGAAAGCATATTATCAGCAAGGTTTAAGGGCTATGAAGCTTATACAGCAAGCTCTTTAG
- a CDS encoding HNH endonuclease: MKAHKGKCAHCGLYFREDDLIEVDHIIPKSLGGKDKYSNFQALHRHCHDSKTANDNLNSNRRNAVMEEDELAAW; this comes from the coding sequence TTGAAAGCACACAAAGGTAAGTGCGCTCACTGCGGATTGTATTTTAGGGAAGACGATTTAATCGAAGTTGACCATATCATCCCCAAATCCCTTGGCGGAAAGGATAAGTATAGCAACTTCCAAGCATTACATCGTCACTGCCACGATAGTAAAACTGCTAACGATAACTTAAATTCCAACAGACGGAACGCCGTGATGGAAGAGGATGAGTTAGCCGCATGGTAG
- a CDS encoding IS630 transposase-related protein has product MAAYSIDLRQKILSAWQNKEGSQRELAKRFKVSLSFIRDFLCRYRETAEIAARSQGGDRRSKLNSIEQELLKVIVTEQSDIYLREIQEAIKERTEIDVSISSLSRTLKRLKLNRKKKL; this is encoded by the coding sequence ATGGCAGCATATTCAATTGACTTACGACAAAAGATATTAAGTGCGTGGCAAAACAAAGAAGGTAGCCAAAGGGAATTAGCAAAACGATTTAAAGTCAGTTTGTCTTTTATTCGTGACTTTTTATGTCGGTATCGAGAGACGGCAGAGATTGCTGCCAGATCCCAAGGAGGAGACCGCCGCTCGAAGCTTAATAGTATTGAGCAAGAATTGTTAAAGGTAATCGTGACAGAGCAAAGCGATATATATTTGCGAGAAATTCAAGAAGCCATAAAAGAGCGCACAGAAATAGACGTAAGTATATCCAGTTTATCCCGCACTCTTAAACGCTTAAAATTAAATCGGAAAAAAAAACTTTAG
- a CDS encoding helix-turn-helix transcriptional regulator produces the protein MIVFIALKKLREAAGLSQNDLARKTGYSPQFIQKIEQNKVKSLTLDAAARFCEALNCKPGDLLEEGEPPKRLRIEKSVTLNSQAETETLANRRKILGESAEVDLLKAA, from the coding sequence ATGATTGTGTTTATCGCATTAAAAAAATTGAGAGAGGCTGCGGGTCTTTCTCAAAATGACCTAGCTAGAAAGACTGGTTATAGTCCTCAGTTCATCCAAAAAATTGAACAAAATAAGGTTAAATCACTGACATTAGATGCAGCAGCAAGATTCTGTGAAGCCCTTAATTGTAAGCCTGGAGACTTGCTTGAGGAAGGTGAGCCACCCAAAAGATTAAGAATAGAAAAAAGTGTCACTCTCAATTCTCAAGCAGAAACAGAGACTTTAGCTAATAGAAGGAAAATTCTGGGCGAAAGTGCAGAAGTTGATCTACTAAAAGCAGCGTAA
- a CDS encoding helix-turn-helix domain-containing protein: MNWTAQTVREVLHRWEKQGLEGLWEKAGRGGKSRWAEADMAFLEKCLEQEPRTYNSVQLAQKLEQERSVKLSPDRFWQVLKKRGSFGSEL; this comes from the coding sequence TTGAACTGGACTGCCCAAACAGTAAGAGAAGTTTTGCATAGATGGGAAAAACAAGGTCTAGAAGGACTGTGGGAGAAAGCAGGGCGGGGAGGAAAATCAAGGTGGGCGGAAGCTGACATGGCGTTCTTAGAAAAATGCTTGGAGCAAGAACCACGTACATATAATAGTGTTCAATTAGCCCAAAAATTAGAGCAAGAACGCTCCGTGAAATTGAGTCCTGATAGGTTTTGGCAGGTACTCAAAAAAAGGGGGTCATTTGGAAGCGAACTTTGA
- a CDS encoding transposase: protein MHNSLSTEQTTERVQKLRYEFRLWLDTIDVKNLIFIDEIGVNLSMTRHYARGIDGGRIYDERPGNKGKNITVIGAMSDEGLIATMTFPGSLNTASFLVFIEQILLPQLWIGAIIVMDNLPVHYAATAKSLIESVGSKVKFLPPYSPDLSPIELCWSKLKEIQRWC, encoded by the coding sequence ATGCACAACAGCTTATCGACTGAGCAAACTACAGAAAGAGTACAAAAATTGCGCTATGAATTTCGACTTTGGCTAGATACGATAGATGTCAAAAACCTGATATTTATTGATGAAATAGGTGTAAATCTGTCTATGACAAGACATTATGCCAGAGGAATTGACGGCGGAAGAATCTATGATGAGCGACCAGGTAATAAAGGCAAAAACATCACCGTAATTGGGGCTATGAGTGATGAGGGATTAATTGCCACTATGACTTTTCCAGGTAGTCTGAACACTGCTAGCTTTTTAGTTTTTATTGAGCAAATATTACTACCTCAGTTATGGATTGGAGCAATTATAGTCATGGACAATTTACCCGTTCATTATGCTGCAACTGCAAAATCTTTAATAGAATCTGTTGGCTCAAAGGTTAAGTTTTTGCCTCCATATTCACCTGATTTATCGCCAATTGAGTTATGTTGGTCAAAGCTAAAAGAAATTCAACGTTGGTGCTAA